Proteins from one Desmodus rotundus isolate HL8 chromosome 9, HLdesRot8A.1, whole genome shotgun sequence genomic window:
- the SERPINF2 gene encoding alpha-2-antiplasmin isoform X2 — MKCAEPANVREDTVQGASTPQRNMALLQGLLVLSLSCLQGPCSVFSPVSAMEPLGQQIVIGPNQEKLYPLSLLKLGNQELGGQPALKKALGNCKEAPTPEQTRRLAKAMMAFTTDLFSMVAQRSTSPNLVLSPLSVALALSHLALGAQNRTLQRLQQVLHADSGPCLPHLLSRLCQDLGPGAFRMAARMYLQKGFPIKEDFLKQSEHLFGAKPINLMGRKGDDLANINKWVKETTEGKIEDFLSELSDDTVLLLLNAIHFQGFWKSKFDPSLTRTETFHLDEHFAVPVDMMQAHTYPLHWFSLEQPEIQVAHFPFKNNMSFMVIMPTYFEWNVSQVLANLSWDILHQPFQRERPTKVQLPKLRLKYQLDLVATLSQLGLQELFLAPDLRGISEQALVVTSVQHQSTLELSEAGVEAAAATSSAMSRMSLSSFSVNRPFLFFILEDTTSLPVFVGSVRNPNPGVQPEYKEQQGSPDNRDPFQKQKAFPRGDKPFGPDLKLVPPPEEEYPQPSSPK; from the exons ATGAAATGTGCAGAACCAGCAAACGTAAGAGAGGACACAGTTCAGGGGGCATCCACCCCTCAGAG GAACATGGCGCTGCTTCAGGGGCTCCTGGTGCTCAGCTTGTCCTGCCTGCAAGGCCCCTGCTCGGTG TTCTCTCCAGTGAGCGCCATGGAGCCCTTGGGCCAGCAG aTAGTGATTGGGCCAAATCAGGAGAAGCTGTACCCACTTAGCCTCCTCAAGTTGGGCAACCAG GAGCTTGGGGGCCAGCCTGCCCTGAAGAAGGCCCTGGGCAACTGCAAGGAGGCCCCGACCCCGGAGCAGACCCGCAGGCTGGCCAAGGCCATGATGGCCTTCACCACAGACCTATTCTCCATGGTGGCCCAAAGGTCCACCAGCCCCAACCTCGTCCTGTCGCCCCTGAGTGTGGCCCTGGCACTGTCTCACCTGGCATTAG GTGCGCAGAACCGAACGCTGCAGCGGCTGCAGCAGGTGCTGCATGCAGACTCGGGGCCTTGCCTCCCCCACCTGCTGAGCCGCCTCTGCCAGGACCTGGGCCCTGGGGCATTCCGAATGGCTGCCAGGATGTACCTGCAGAAAG GATTTCCCATCAAAGAGGACTTCCTGAAACAATCAGAACATCTCTTTGGCGCAAAGCCCATAAACctgatgggaaggaagggggatgaCTTGGCGAACATCAACAAATGGGTGAAGGAGACCACAGAGGGGAAGATTGAGGATTTCCTCTCGGAGCTGTCCGACGACACGGTGCTGCTCCTCCTCAATGCCATCCATTTCCAGG GTTTCTGGAAGAGCAAGTTTGACCCGAGCCTCACCCGGACAGAAACCTTCCACCTGGACGAGCACTTCGCCGTGCCGGTGGACATGATGCAGGCCCACACGTACCCTCTGCACTGGTTCTCGCTGGAGCAGCCTGAGATACAG GTGGCTCATTTCCCCTTTAAGAACAACATGAGCTTCATGGTCATCATGCCCACGTACTTTGAGTGGAATGTGTCCCAGGTGCTGGCCAACCTTAGCTGGGACATCTTGCATCAGCCCTTCCAGCGGGAGAGGCCCACCAAGGTCCAGCTGCCTAAGCTGCGTCTGAAATATCAGCTGGACCTGGTGGCCACCCTCAGCCAGCTGG GCCTGCAGGAGCTGTTTCTGGCCCCAGACCTGCGCGGAATCTCGGAGCAGGCACTGGTGGTGACCAGTGTACAGCATCAGTCCACGCTGGAGCTCAGCGAGGCGGGTGTGGAGGCTGCTGCGGCGACCAGCTCTGCCATGTCCCGCAtgtccctctcctccttcagCGTGAAccgccccttcctcttcttcatcctcGAGGACACCACGAGCCTGCCCGTCTTTGTGGGCAGTGTGAGGAACCCCAACCCAGGCGTGCAGCCAGAGTACAAGGAGCAGCAGGGTTCCCCTGACAACAGGGACCCCTTCCAGAAGCAGAAAGCCTTTCCCCGCGGAGACAAGCCCTTCGGCCCAGACTTGAAACTGGTGCCTCCCCCAGAGGAGGAGTACCCCCAGCCTAGCAGCCCCAAGTGA
- the SERPINF2 gene encoding alpha-2-antiplasmin isoform X1, translated as MALLQGLLVLSLSCLQGPCSVFSPVSAMEPLGQQIVIGPNQEKLYPLSLLKLGNQELGGQPALKKALGNCKEAPTPEQTRRLAKAMMAFTTDLFSMVAQRSTSPNLVLSPLSVALALSHLALGAQNRTLQRLQQVLHADSGPCLPHLLSRLCQDLGPGAFRMAARMYLQKGFPIKEDFLKQSEHLFGAKPINLMGRKGDDLANINKWVKETTEGKIEDFLSELSDDTVLLLLNAIHFQGFWKSKFDPSLTRTETFHLDEHFAVPVDMMQAHTYPLHWFSLEQPEIQVAHFPFKNNMSFMVIMPTYFEWNVSQVLANLSWDILHQPFQRERPTKVQLPKLRLKYQLDLVATLSQLGLQELFLAPDLRGISEQALVVTSVQHQSTLELSEAGVEAAAATSSAMSRMSLSSFSVNRPFLFFILEDTTSLPVFVGSVRNPNPGVQPEYKEQQGSPDNRDPFQKQKAFPRGDKPFGPDLKLVPPPEEEYPQPSSPK; from the exons ATGGCGCTGCTTCAGGGGCTCCTGGTGCTCAGCTTGTCCTGCCTGCAAGGCCCCTGCTCGGTG TTCTCTCCAGTGAGCGCCATGGAGCCCTTGGGCCAGCAG aTAGTGATTGGGCCAAATCAGGAGAAGCTGTACCCACTTAGCCTCCTCAAGTTGGGCAACCAG GAGCTTGGGGGCCAGCCTGCCCTGAAGAAGGCCCTGGGCAACTGCAAGGAGGCCCCGACCCCGGAGCAGACCCGCAGGCTGGCCAAGGCCATGATGGCCTTCACCACAGACCTATTCTCCATGGTGGCCCAAAGGTCCACCAGCCCCAACCTCGTCCTGTCGCCCCTGAGTGTGGCCCTGGCACTGTCTCACCTGGCATTAG GTGCGCAGAACCGAACGCTGCAGCGGCTGCAGCAGGTGCTGCATGCAGACTCGGGGCCTTGCCTCCCCCACCTGCTGAGCCGCCTCTGCCAGGACCTGGGCCCTGGGGCATTCCGAATGGCTGCCAGGATGTACCTGCAGAAAG GATTTCCCATCAAAGAGGACTTCCTGAAACAATCAGAACATCTCTTTGGCGCAAAGCCCATAAACctgatgggaaggaagggggatgaCTTGGCGAACATCAACAAATGGGTGAAGGAGACCACAGAGGGGAAGATTGAGGATTTCCTCTCGGAGCTGTCCGACGACACGGTGCTGCTCCTCCTCAATGCCATCCATTTCCAGG GTTTCTGGAAGAGCAAGTTTGACCCGAGCCTCACCCGGACAGAAACCTTCCACCTGGACGAGCACTTCGCCGTGCCGGTGGACATGATGCAGGCCCACACGTACCCTCTGCACTGGTTCTCGCTGGAGCAGCCTGAGATACAG GTGGCTCATTTCCCCTTTAAGAACAACATGAGCTTCATGGTCATCATGCCCACGTACTTTGAGTGGAATGTGTCCCAGGTGCTGGCCAACCTTAGCTGGGACATCTTGCATCAGCCCTTCCAGCGGGAGAGGCCCACCAAGGTCCAGCTGCCTAAGCTGCGTCTGAAATATCAGCTGGACCTGGTGGCCACCCTCAGCCAGCTGG GCCTGCAGGAGCTGTTTCTGGCCCCAGACCTGCGCGGAATCTCGGAGCAGGCACTGGTGGTGACCAGTGTACAGCATCAGTCCACGCTGGAGCTCAGCGAGGCGGGTGTGGAGGCTGCTGCGGCGACCAGCTCTGCCATGTCCCGCAtgtccctctcctccttcagCGTGAAccgccccttcctcttcttcatcctcGAGGACACCACGAGCCTGCCCGTCTTTGTGGGCAGTGTGAGGAACCCCAACCCAGGCGTGCAGCCAGAGTACAAGGAGCAGCAGGGTTCCCCTGACAACAGGGACCCCTTCCAGAAGCAGAAAGCCTTTCCCCGCGGAGACAAGCCCTTCGGCCCAGACTTGAAACTGGTGCCTCCCCCAGAGGAGGAGTACCCCCAGCCTAGCAGCCCCAAGTGA